The Oscillospiraceae bacterium genome has a segment encoding these proteins:
- a CDS encoding patatin-like phospholipase family protein → MQENMRKGLILEGGGARGAYQMGAVSAYYENGAEFGGVAGSSIGALNGGLIAQGDWKRCCDWWEKLSLSALFDVDEEILNDLIYRKFDFKKIGPMRTALHTLFEKKGLDTTKIRGILTEIYDEPKLRASPVEFGMVTVKMPEAKPMELFKEDIPEGKLIEYLMASANMPVFKLEPISGEIYIDGGFYNNLPVNMLYRKGFREILVIRTYAIGVVKKFRKADLHVTELGPSEDLGNILDFSHEKIMHRMLVGRCDALRLIKGLAGRQYYLENPPKESEFFSLFSALDSKAIKEIAELMNLEEGEPRRLLFEKILPAAAREFGLSPSAGYREIALAILERRAKARNIERLQIFSFPDFVRTVKNAPAVSKEDSIAEIIGEHVKRVGPGLSPQAFDLLADSLLKLMQRIKSS, encoded by the coding sequence ATGCAAGAGAATATGCGAAAAGGATTGATCCTGGAGGGCGGCGGTGCAAGAGGCGCTTATCAGATGGGCGCTGTCAGCGCCTATTACGAAAACGGAGCCGAATTCGGCGGCGTCGCGGGTTCTTCGATCGGCGCGCTCAACGGCGGATTGATTGCACAGGGCGATTGGAAAAGGTGCTGCGACTGGTGGGAAAAACTCTCGCTCTCGGCCCTGTTTGACGTTGATGAGGAAATCCTGAACGACCTGATATACCGCAAATTCGATTTCAAAAAGATCGGCCCAATGCGTACGGCCCTGCATACTCTCTTTGAAAAAAAAGGCCTTGATACCACAAAAATCCGCGGGATTCTGACCGAGATATACGACGAGCCGAAACTGCGCGCCTCACCGGTCGAATTCGGCATGGTCACCGTGAAAATGCCCGAGGCAAAACCGATGGAACTTTTCAAAGAGGATATCCCCGAGGGAAAATTGATTGAATATCTGATGGCAAGCGCCAATATGCCGGTTTTCAAGCTTGAACCCATCAGCGGGGAAATTTACATCGACGGCGGCTTTTATAATAATTTACCGGTCAATATGCTCTACCGCAAGGGCTTTCGCGAAATCCTCGTGATCCGCACTTATGCCATCGGCGTGGTCAAAAAATTCCGCAAAGCCGACCTGCACGTCACCGAGCTTGGACCGTCCGAGGACCTCGGGAACATTCTCGACTTCAGCCACGAAAAAATCATGCACCGCATGCTGGTCGGCCGGTGTGACGCGCTTCGATTGATCAAAGGGCTCGCCGGAAGACAGTATTATCTCGAAAATCCGCCGAAGGAAAGCGAGTTCTTTTCGCTTTTCTCGGCACTGGATTCCAAAGCAATCAAAGAGATCGCCGAGCTGATGAACTTGGAAGAAGGCGAGCCGAGACGGCTGCTTTTTGAAAAAATCCTGCCCGCCGCCGCGCGTGAATTCGGTCTTTCGCCGTCAGCCGGTTACCGCGAGATCGCGCTCGCAATCTTAGAGCGGCGCGCCAAAGCGCGCAATATCGAACGGCTTCAGATTTTTTCTTTTCCCGATTTTGTCAGAACCGTTAAAAACGCCCCTGCCGTCTCCAAAGAGGACTCCATCGCCGAGATCATCGGAGAGCATGTCAAACGCGTTGGGCCGGGTCTCTCGCCGCAGGCCTTTGACCTGCTCGCCGACAGCTTATTGAAACTCATGCAAAGGATTAAATCATCATGA